A window of Vescimonas fastidiosa contains these coding sequences:
- a CDS encoding YecA family protein — MSKEQYIEFPEEYTRRELNARYREIPLKDTTSRLLRKYFNAMANLYGIIPLHKAKEIVFSLSPKLVTEDEFLAFAEIARHECEDYYILGGDELYTDVRHTKPLDREIIDVTLIGESIDLFIETKRSQREKPYYVPDKKHLLEYDDPFYCEDTPEKTALRRFMEERLGLSGDKLEDAFDDLLYGVRSVSGSVEGVLSHFDKRNIRFRSDRDMNRFVELYSKFSNTTRMPCNRGYTPDEMMQMTPPEERFKSLSLGPNIRKSLQTGEMDIENFRKQILTMELPSEALRFDLLKQLADIKPSAPQPEKQKKVGRNDPCPCGSGKKYKRCCGK, encoded by the coding sequence ATGAGCAAGGAACAGTACATCGAGTTTCCGGAGGAATACACACGCCGGGAGCTGAACGCCCGGTATCGGGAAATCCCGCTGAAGGACACGACCTCGCGCCTCCTGCGCAAATATTTCAATGCGATGGCAAACCTCTACGGTATCATTCCGCTGCACAAGGCAAAGGAGATTGTTTTCTCCCTCAGCCCGAAGCTGGTAACGGAAGATGAATTTCTTGCCTTTGCAGAGATCGCCCGTCATGAGTGCGAGGACTACTACATTCTGGGCGGAGATGAGCTTTACACAGATGTCAGGCACACAAAGCCGCTTGACCGCGAGATCATTGATGTCACACTGATTGGGGAGTCCATTGACCTTTTCATAGAGACGAAGCGCAGCCAGCGGGAAAAGCCTTACTATGTGCCTGACAAGAAGCATCTGCTGGAATACGACGATCCCTTCTACTGCGAGGACACTCCGGAAAAGACTGCGCTCCGCCGTTTTATGGAAGAGCGGCTTGGTCTGAGCGGCGACAAACTGGAAGATGCCTTTGACGATCTTCTCTACGGCGTCCGGTCTGTTTCGGGCAGTGTGGAGGGCGTTCTAAGTCACTTCGATAAAAGGAACATCCGCTTCCGGTCTGATCGGGACATGAATCGGTTTGTTGAACTTTACAGCAAATTCAGCAATACGACGCGGATGCCCTGCAACCGTGGCTACACACCGGATGAGATGATGCAGATGACGCCTCCGGAGGAACGCTTCAAGTCGCTCTCTCTTGGTCCGAACATCCGAAAATCCCTCCAAACCGGCGAAATGGACATTGAAAACTTCCGCAAGCAGATCCTCACAATGGAGCTGCCCAGCGAGGCATTGCGCTTTGACCTTCTGAAACAGCTTGCAGACATCAAGCCCTCCGCTCCCCAGCCGGAGAAACAGAAGAAGGTCGGACGCAATGATCCCTGTCCGTGCGGCAGTGGCAAGAAATACAAGAGG
- a CDS encoding carboxylate--amine ligase, with the protein MKYKLFRSPGDLDKAVRKHELVAVETGKSIDDVADALIRAVRDDLAEMPEYAHCETAAYAPEAVKSFRRVRRYRYEMMGIVCPKYAEENVLIDYGIIEEEEA; encoded by the coding sequence ATGAAATACAAGCTGTTTCGCTCCCCCGGTGATCTGGATAAGGCAGTCCGGAAGCATGAACTGGTTGCCGTGGAAACCGGCAAGAGCATTGATGATGTGGCGGACGCGCTTATCCGTGCCGTTCGGGATGATCTTGCGGAAATGCCGGAGTATGCGCACTGCGAGACTGCCGCCTATGCACCGGAGGCGGTTAAGTCGTTTCGCCGGGTGAGGCGTTATCGGTATGAGATGATGGGTATTGTCTGCCCGAAGTACGCCGAAGAGAACGTCCTGATTGACTACGGAATTATCGAGGAAGAAGAGGCATGA
- a CDS encoding ImmA/IrrE family metallo-endopeptidase encodes MKIARELGIHLHFLDNLNDLLGMYTYRHKERHILLNSSMEYLIMQMVCGHEIGHDTFHRDLAKGNEPLPEFVLFDMRTKHEYEANAFASHLIIDDDELIDLMKQDYDVVQLSAAMGTNINLMLIKLNELNRMGWQLNLPYVPHSDFLKNVRPEG; translated from the coding sequence TTGAAGATTGCCCGTGAGCTGGGCATTCATCTCCATTTTCTTGACAATCTGAACGATCTGCTCGGAATGTACACCTACCGCCATAAAGAGCGGCATATTCTTCTGAACTCCAGCATGGAGTATCTGATCATGCAAATGGTTTGCGGTCACGAGATCGGGCATGATACCTTTCACCGTGATCTTGCCAAAGGAAACGAACCGCTCCCGGAGTTCGTGCTGTTCGATATGCGCACAAAACACGAATATGAGGCGAATGCGTTTGCCTCCCACCTGATCATTGACGATGATGAGCTGATTGACCTGATGAAGCAGGACTACGATGTGGTGCAGCTTTCTGCTGCAATGGGAACAAACATCAACCTGATGCTGATCAAGCTCAACGAGCTGAACCGCATGGGCTGGCAGCTCAACTTGCCGTATGTACCGCACTCTGACTTCCTGAAAAATGTCAGACCGGAGGGCTGA
- a CDS encoding helix-turn-helix domain-containing protein, with product MTFGEKFKAEREKRKLTQQEVADALGINRRMITRYENGISFPRTKDAYRKIAEYFKVDVNYLLTEDEEFVVQASEQYGSRGMKQAKDLIEGMSGLFAGGTLSEQDKDAVMKALQDIYWESKARNVEKYTPKKYKKTSTDAEE from the coding sequence ATGACGTTTGGAGAGAAATTCAAGGCTGAACGGGAGAAGCGGAAGCTGACCCAGCAGGAAGTAGCCGATGCACTGGGAATCAACAGACGTATGATTACCCGGTACGAGAACGGCATTTCCTTTCCCCGTACCAAGGACGCTTACAGAAAAATCGCGGAATACTTCAAGGTGGATGTGAACTATCTGCTGACCGAGGACGAAGAGTTTGTGGTTCAGGCATCCGAGCAGTACGGCTCCCGTGGCATGAAACAGGCAAAGGACCTGATTGAAGGGATGTCCGGCTTGTTTGCGGGCGGTACGCTGTCTGAGCAGGACAAGGATGCGGTGATGAAGGCGTTGCAGGATATATATTGGGAATCCAAAGCCCGGAATGTTGAGAAATACACGCCGAAGAAATACAAGAAGACCAGTACGGACGCAGAGGAATAA
- a CDS encoding ImmA/IrrE family metallo-endopeptidase, with translation MILSQRQLEEIAASTTKDFNRFFFGDEADKPDRSALPTPIDQFAKNYLGLRVSFARLSPDGSICGVTAYADTEYKITELGITRTLALKRNQVILDESFIRSGNVQRLCAKRRFTLAHECAHQILFQLESEDVKASCEMRYSARTAYTPRELKTREDWNEWQANVLGAAILLPQKEVDLAMRRFEETPLINYEGRYSYGDHLTLRLFCRLFGVSKTTASIRLRQLGYMVDRPLCEYVDPLEVW, from the coding sequence ATGATTTTATCCCAGCGCCAACTTGAAGAAATTGCAGCCTCAACAACAAAGGACTTCAATCGGTTCTTTTTCGGGGATGAGGCGGACAAGCCCGACCGATCAGCTTTGCCAACACCCATTGATCAGTTTGCAAAGAATTATCTCGGTCTTCGCGTATCATTCGCCCGTCTCTCGCCGGATGGAAGCATCTGCGGTGTCACTGCCTATGCCGACACTGAGTACAAGATCACGGAGCTTGGCATTACGCGCACACTGGCTTTGAAGCGTAATCAGGTCATCTTGGACGAGAGCTTCATTCGATCCGGCAACGTGCAGCGGCTCTGCGCCAAGCGCAGATTTACCCTTGCCCACGAGTGCGCCCATCAGATTCTCTTCCAACTGGAATCGGAAGATGTAAAGGCATCCTGCGAAATGAGATATTCCGCACGGACAGCCTATACGCCGCGAGAGCTGAAAACCCGCGAGGACTGGAACGAGTGGCAAGCAAATGTCTTGGGCGCGGCGATCCTGCTTCCTCAGAAAGAGGTTGACCTGGCAATGCGTCGGTTTGAAGAAACGCCGCTGATCAATTACGAGGGGAGGTATTCGTATGGTGATCACTTAACGCTGCGTCTTTTCTGCCGGTTGTTCGGTGTCTCCAAGACAACGGCGTCTATCCGCCTTCGTCAGCTCGGCTACATGGTAGATCGTCCACTCTGTGAGTATGTTGACCCATTGGAGGTATGGTAA